A DNA window from Pseudomonas wuhanensis contains the following coding sequences:
- the purN gene encoding phosphoribosylglycinamide formyltransferase has product MSQTCDVVVLLSGTGSNLQALIDSTRTGDSPVRIAAVISNRADAYGLQRARDAGIDTRTLDHKAFEGREAFDAALIELIDAFNPKLVVLAGFMRILSADFVRHYQGRLLNIHPSLLPKYKGLHTHQRALEAGDTEHGCSVHFVTEELDGGPLVVQAVIPVELHDSPQSLAQRVHTQEHLIYPMAVRWFAEGRLSLGEQGALLDGQLLAASGHLIRT; this is encoded by the coding sequence ATGTCCCAGACCTGTGATGTGGTGGTGCTGTTGTCCGGCACCGGCAGTAACTTGCAGGCCTTGATCGACAGCACGCGAACCGGCGACAGCCCGGTTCGCATCGCTGCGGTGATCTCCAACCGCGCCGACGCCTACGGCCTGCAACGCGCCAGGGACGCGGGTATCGACACCCGCACCCTGGATCACAAGGCTTTCGAAGGTCGCGAGGCCTTCGATGCCGCGCTGATCGAACTGATCGACGCCTTCAACCCCAAACTCGTGGTACTGGCCGGTTTCATGCGCATTCTCAGCGCTGACTTCGTGCGCCACTATCAAGGCCGCCTGCTCAATATCCATCCTTCGCTGCTGCCCAAATACAAAGGGTTACACACCCATCAGCGCGCGCTGGAGGCCGGCGACACTGAACACGGCTGTTCCGTGCACTTCGTCACCGAGGAACTCGATGGCGGACCACTGGTCGTACAGGCAGTAATACCGGTAGAGTTGCACGATTCGCCGCAGAGTCTGGCGCAGCGAGTCCATACCCAGGAACACCTGATTTACCCGATGGCCGTACGCTGGTTTGCTGAAGGTCGTTTATCACTCGGTGAACAAGGTGCTTTACTGGACGGACAGTTACTCGCGGCCAGCGGCCACTTGATTCGAACCTAG
- a CDS encoding DUF3108 domain-containing protein produces MRRALLFACALLALPFAQAADLQPFSASYTADWKQLPMSGTAERSLTKGANGVWKLSFKASMMIASLTEESTLTLDKDTLLPQSYHFERGGLGKAKKADLDFDWTNKMVTGTDRGDAVKLPLNRGMVDKSTYQLALQHDVAAGKKSMSYQVVDDGEVDTYDFRVLGSEKVDTKAGQIEAIKVERVRDPTQSKRITVLWFAKDWDYLLVRLQQVETDGKEYNIMLLDGTVNGKPVKGS; encoded by the coding sequence ATGCGTCGCGCCCTGCTCTTCGCTTGCGCTCTGCTCGCCCTGCCGTTTGCGCAGGCCGCAGACCTTCAACCCTTCTCCGCCAGCTATACCGCCGACTGGAAACAGCTGCCCATGAGCGGCACTGCCGAACGCAGCCTGACCAAGGGGGCCAACGGCGTCTGGAAACTCAGCTTCAAGGCGTCGATGATGATCGCCAGCCTGACTGAAGAAAGCACCCTGACCCTGGACAAGGACACGCTGCTGCCACAGTCCTACCACTTCGAACGTGGTGGCCTAGGCAAAGCCAAGAAGGCCGACCTGGACTTCGATTGGACCAACAAGATGGTCACTGGCACCGATCGCGGTGACGCCGTCAAACTTCCGCTCAATCGCGGCATGGTCGACAAGTCCACCTATCAACTGGCGCTGCAGCATGACGTAGCCGCCGGCAAGAAAAGCATGAGCTATCAGGTTGTCGATGACGGAGAAGTCGATACCTATGACTTCCGCGTGCTGGGCTCGGAGAAAGTCGACACCAAGGCTGGCCAGATCGAAGCGATCAAGGTCGAGCGCGTGCGCGACCCGACACAAAGCAAGCGCATCACCGTCCTGTGGTTCGCCAAGGATTGGGATTATTTGCTGGTCCGTCTGCAACAGGTCGAAACCGACGGCAAGGAGTACAACATCATGCTCCTCGACGGCACGGTCAACGGCAAACCGGTCAAAGGCAGCTGA
- a CDS encoding DUF3859 domain-containing protein — protein sequence MHLTRLAALATMMFVSGLASAEVRVEGPVEYGVFAGPKAELQSGERVLRRSNEQIQQTEIVPAKLGTKFGMRYQLAGKVAEDQPLTLLYFTPGIRTPDGVRHDKLEVTQKLVPGAPQDVMAYEFTESHEVVPGEWRFMVFQGDRLLAQQRFTVR from the coding sequence ATGCACCTCACCCGTTTAGCCGCCCTGGCCACAATGATGTTCGTCAGTGGTCTGGCCAGTGCCGAAGTCCGTGTCGAAGGCCCAGTGGAGTACGGCGTGTTCGCTGGCCCGAAAGCCGAGCTGCAATCGGGCGAGCGAGTTTTGCGCCGTAGCAATGAACAGATCCAGCAAACCGAAATCGTCCCCGCCAAACTCGGCACCAAGTTCGGTATGCGTTACCAGTTGGCCGGCAAGGTCGCCGAAGACCAGCCGCTGACTTTGCTCTATTTCACCCCGGGCATCCGTACTCCGGATGGTGTGCGTCACGACAAACTGGAAGTTACTCAAAAGCTGGTACCCGGTGCTCCGCAGGACGTGATGGCGTACGAGTTCACCGAAAGCCATGAAGTCGTTCCCGGAGAATGGCGTTTCATGGTGTTCCAGGGCGACCGTCTGTTGGCTCAGCAACGCTTTACCGTGCGCTGA